One region of Pyramidobacter sp. YE332 genomic DNA includes:
- a CDS encoding C69 family dipeptidase, whose translation MSKKFLSVLLLLIGITCEAALGCTVFGVGKNVSATGHAMVSHSCDSMSDTFQLHLIPAASHEAGAERFLLKEGKGCDAGADPGVIGKIPEVPQTNQYLTSRYSFLNDKGLAMGESTMTMTADDKRSEKVLEVMETNAFGMTNCHIVQDIALERAGTAREAVKVIGDLIDEYGWYEAGETMPITDGDEVWIVEAYGNKMWAAWRVPDDEIFVAANRARLRELDLTDTENVAYAPGMVEYAVEQGFIDAKDVNMKSFSPADVFYPTLRLYSALREWRALTLFAPSLKLDPYAHYFPKSVKPDKPVTVADLFRIYGDWYEGTEFDLSKGPAAGPYGNPNRYRKEIKLGWNDNEFPRAINDYRHTYVQICEVDPTLPEAVRGIVWFGYGAADTTYLTPFWASMKALPEPFTTGTRKGPFDPKSAWWECIRVQHIAELRYQDIRKEIIDYRTPLMEADYVKAHEIQKQAAELIKNGQSDKALDLITDYACGNAVARHKGWNELGNRLFAKYCLNGTNMEYKTYPEEWSRLIWKGPFLRPDGTK comes from the coding sequence ATGTCGAAGAAATTTTTAAGCGTTCTGCTCCTTCTGATCGGAATCACCTGTGAAGCGGCTCTGGGCTGCACCGTTTTTGGCGTCGGAAAGAATGTGTCCGCGACGGGGCACGCCATGGTTTCGCATTCCTGCGACTCCATGTCGGACACGTTTCAGCTGCACCTGATTCCCGCCGCGTCGCATGAAGCGGGCGCTGAGCGCTTTTTGCTCAAAGAAGGCAAAGGCTGCGACGCCGGCGCCGATCCCGGCGTGATCGGCAAAATCCCCGAAGTTCCGCAGACCAATCAGTATCTGACCAGCCGCTACTCGTTCCTCAACGACAAGGGACTGGCCATGGGCGAATCGACCATGACGATGACCGCCGACGACAAACGCAGCGAAAAAGTGCTGGAAGTCATGGAAACCAACGCTTTCGGCATGACGAACTGCCATATCGTTCAGGACATCGCCCTCGAACGCGCCGGCACCGCCCGCGAGGCCGTAAAGGTCATCGGCGATCTGATCGACGAATACGGCTGGTACGAGGCCGGCGAGACCATGCCGATCACCGACGGCGACGAAGTATGGATCGTCGAAGCCTACGGCAACAAGATGTGGGCCGCCTGGCGCGTGCCCGACGACGAGATTTTCGTGGCCGCGAACCGCGCCCGTCTGCGCGAACTCGACCTGACCGATACGGAAAACGTCGCCTACGCTCCCGGCATGGTCGAGTACGCCGTCGAGCAGGGCTTCATCGACGCCAAAGACGTGAACATGAAGAGCTTCAGCCCCGCCGACGTGTTCTATCCCACGCTGCGCCTTTACTCCGCGCTGCGCGAATGGCGCGCGCTCACCCTCTTCGCACCCTCCCTCAAACTCGATCCCTACGCCCACTATTTCCCCAAGTCGGTCAAGCCCGACAAACCCGTCACCGTCGCCGACCTGTTCCGTATTTACGGCGACTGGTACGAAGGCACCGAGTTCGACCTCAGCAAAGGCCCCGCCGCCGGTCCCTACGGCAATCCCAACCGCTACCGCAAAGAGATCAAACTGGGCTGGAACGACAACGAATTCCCCCGCGCCATCAACGACTACCGCCACACCTACGTGCAGATCTGCGAGGTCGATCCCACCCTGCCCGAAGCCGTGCGCGGCATCGTCTGGTTCGGTTACGGCGCCGCCGACACCACCTATCTGACGCCCTTCTGGGCCAGCATGAAAGCTCTGCCCGAGCCCTTCACCACCGGCACGCGCAAAGGCCCCTTCGACCCCAAGTCCGCCTGGTGGGAGTGCATCCGCGTGCAGCACATCGCCGAACTGCGCTACCAGGACATCCGCAAGGAGATCATCGACTACCGCACGCCCCTCATGGAAGCCGATTACGTCAAGGCGCACGAGATTCAAAAGCAGGCGGCCGAGCTGATCAAAAACGGCCAGAGCGACAAAGCTCTCGACTTGATCACCGACTACGCCTGCGGCAACGCCGTCGCCCGCCACAAGGGCTGGAACGAACTGGGCAACCGTCTCTTCGCCAAATACTGCCTGAACGGCACCAACATGGAGTACAAAACCTATCCCGAAGAGTGGAGCCGTCTGATCTGGAAAGGCCCCTTCCTCCGTCCCGACGGCACCAAGTAA
- a CDS encoding iron-containing alcohol dehydrogenase — MRDFVFSYPTVTYFGADAAVRALRAELPKYGRTVMLAYGGGSVKRNGVYGTVMKLLGEANKDVVEFSGIMPNPTYAKVREGARLAREKRVDLILAVGGGSVSDCCKVVAAQALTDEDLWEMKFRFQAAPAQFIPLGVVVTVAGTGSEQNDIAVITNEEKKIKGSMTGAAPSFAALDPAYTLSAPRAQVLSGAFDTLSHCMESYFGKPLDDNLTDEIAEAMMRHVIRSTRALVKDPGDLRVRGELMWAAAVSENGLLKIGKVTDFQAHQIEHQVGAYTNCNHGMGLAVIQPILYRHLYKAAPQRFARWAKNVWGVADRGDDRETALAGIAALEQFVIDVGLPNSFRKMGIADRSFYNAVARSTNIKEGCCRQLTVGEIFDILTECY; from the coding sequence ATGCGCGATTTTGTCTTTTCCTATCCGACCGTCACCTATTTCGGCGCGGACGCCGCCGTCCGCGCGCTGCGGGCCGAACTCCCCAAGTACGGCCGTACGGTGATGCTCGCCTACGGCGGCGGCTCCGTCAAAAGAAACGGCGTCTACGGTACGGTCATGAAGCTTCTGGGCGAAGCCAATAAAGACGTGGTCGAGTTCAGCGGCATCATGCCCAACCCGACGTACGCCAAAGTCCGGGAGGGCGCGCGCCTGGCCCGCGAGAAGCGCGTCGACCTGATCCTCGCCGTCGGCGGCGGTTCGGTGAGCGACTGTTGCAAGGTCGTGGCCGCTCAGGCCCTGACCGACGAAGACCTGTGGGAGATGAAGTTCCGCTTTCAGGCCGCCCCGGCGCAGTTCATCCCCCTCGGCGTCGTCGTTACCGTGGCCGGTACCGGCTCCGAGCAAAACGACATCGCCGTGATCACCAACGAAGAGAAGAAGATCAAGGGCAGCATGACCGGCGCGGCGCCGTCCTTCGCGGCGCTCGATCCCGCCTATACGCTCTCCGCGCCGAGGGCGCAGGTCCTTTCGGGCGCGTTCGACACGCTCTCGCACTGCATGGAGAGCTACTTCGGCAAGCCGCTCGACGACAACCTCACCGACGAGATCGCCGAGGCCATGATGCGCCACGTCATCCGCAGCACGCGCGCCCTCGTGAAAGATCCGGGCGATCTGCGCGTGCGCGGCGAGCTGATGTGGGCGGCGGCCGTGAGCGAAAACGGTCTGCTCAAGATCGGCAAAGTCACCGACTTTCAGGCCCACCAGATCGAGCATCAGGTCGGCGCGTACACCAACTGCAACCACGGCATGGGGCTGGCCGTGATCCAGCCGATCCTCTACCGTCACCTCTACAAGGCCGCGCCGCAGCGTTTCGCGCGCTGGGCGAAAAACGTCTGGGGCGTAGCCGACCGCGGCGACGACCGCGAGACCGCGCTGGCCGGCATCGCCGCGCTGGAACAGTTCGTGATTGACGTCGGCCTGCCCAACAGCTTCCGCAAGATGGGCATCGCCGACCGCTCCTTCTACAACGCCGTCGCCCGCAGCACCAACATCAAGGAAGGCTGCTGCCGCCAGCTCACCGTCGGCGAGATTTTCGACATCCTCACCGAATGTTATTGA
- a CDS encoding cation diffusion facilitator family transporter, whose product MNRETRADAPEKTQFEKIATRVSVVCGAGNLLLAAFKFASGAIGHSGAMISDAVHSTSDILGSVIVVAGVKVSARPSDRSHPYGHERLECVAGLILGGILAAVGLLIGWGAVEKIWSGAYRNMPQPGGIALFAAALSIAVKESMFWYTWLRARRIDSTALKAEAWHHRSDALSSVGALIGIGGARMGSPVLEPAASLVICLFIVKAAIDIFKDATDKMVDHACDEATEWALRECVAAQAGVRRIDLMNTREFGSRVYVDIEIGVDGRCSLAAAHAVAERVHDAVETNFPQVKHVMVHVNPL is encoded by the coding sequence ATGAATCGGGAAACGCGCGCCGACGCGCCGGAAAAAACTCAGTTCGAAAAAATCGCCACGCGCGTCTCCGTCGTCTGCGGCGCGGGCAATCTGCTGCTGGCGGCGTTCAAGTTCGCATCCGGCGCGATCGGGCATTCCGGCGCCATGATCAGCGACGCCGTCCACTCTACGTCCGACATCCTCGGCAGCGTCATCGTCGTCGCGGGAGTCAAGGTCTCGGCGCGGCCGTCGGACCGCTCGCATCCTTACGGGCACGAGCGGCTCGAATGCGTGGCGGGGCTGATCCTCGGCGGCATCCTGGCGGCGGTCGGACTGCTGATCGGCTGGGGCGCCGTGGAAAAGATCTGGAGCGGCGCGTACCGGAACATGCCGCAGCCGGGCGGCATCGCGCTCTTCGCGGCGGCCCTGTCGATCGCCGTCAAGGAGTCGATGTTCTGGTACACGTGGCTGCGGGCGCGGCGCATCGACTCCACGGCGCTGAAAGCCGAAGCGTGGCATCACCGCTCCGACGCGCTGTCGTCGGTGGGCGCTCTGATCGGCATCGGCGGCGCGCGCATGGGATCTCCGGTGCTGGAACCGGCGGCCAGCCTCGTCATCTGTCTGTTCATCGTCAAAGCGGCGATCGACATCTTCAAGGACGCCACCGACAAGATGGTCGATCACGCCTGCGACGAGGCTACCGAATGGGCGCTGCGCGAGTGCGTGGCCGCTCAGGCGGGCGTGCGCCGCATCGACCTGATGAACACGCGCGAGTTCGGCAGCCGCGTCTACGTCGACATCGAGATCGGCGTGGACGGCCGCTGTTCGCTGGCCGCCGCCCACGCCGTCGCCGAAAGGGTCCATGACGCGGTCGAAACGAACTTTCCGCAGGTCAAGCACGTGATGGTCCACGTCAATCCGCTTTGA
- a CDS encoding GNAT family N-acetyltransferase: MNRLKLIRPDAAHEAQVMDYRRVFLENGEYFAGCAGLEDVENYAEWLDFENRLSKKYGDGYVPSSVFLAVRTEDETLAGILEIRHRLTPFLLRYGGHIGYSVLPSQRRRGCATEMLRLALEECRKLDLDRVLLTCDKANVASARTIAANGGVLENEIEDDVGMGRSGTIQRYWIAVE; encoded by the coding sequence ATGAACAGATTGAAACTGATCCGTCCGGACGCGGCGCACGAAGCGCAGGTCATGGACTACCGCCGCGTTTTTCTGGAAAACGGCGAATATTTCGCCGGCTGCGCCGGGCTCGAAGACGTCGAAAACTACGCCGAGTGGCTCGACTTCGAAAACCGTCTTTCGAAAAAGTACGGCGACGGCTACGTCCCCTCCTCGGTGTTCCTCGCCGTGAGGACGGAGGACGAAACGCTCGCCGGCATCCTCGAGATCCGCCACCGCCTTACCCCTTTCCTGCTCCGCTACGGCGGGCACATCGGCTACAGCGTCCTGCCCTCGCAGCGGCGCCGGGGCTGCGCCACAGAAATGCTCCGCCTCGCCCTGGAAGAGTGCCGGAAGCTGGACCTCGATCGCGTGCTCCTCACCTGCGACAAGGCCAACGTCGCCTCTGCGCGCACGATCGCCGCCAACGGCGGCGTGCTGGAAAACGAGATCGAAGACGACGTCGGCATGGGGCGCTCGGGCACGATCCAGCGCTACTGGATCGCCGTCGAGTGA
- a CDS encoding GNAT family N-acetyltransferase, producing MLDHIRTAGTEDFGALWRFYEDVCRAQERDEYGPDWHLGVYPAAADLKGHVAAGEILTGWKDGRLAAAMAVTGGEDEMYLGVPWPLGAPPEQVAALHLFAVHPDFRGRGAAREMLASLFERARARGLRAVHLDVIEGNLAAEKLYLEAGFAFAGTRRVHYDDLGDTIVRLFEYAL from the coding sequence ATGCTCGACCATATACGCACCGCCGGCACGGAAGACTTCGGCGCGCTCTGGCGCTTTTACGAAGACGTCTGCCGCGCCCAGGAACGCGACGAATACGGGCCCGACTGGCACCTCGGCGTCTATCCCGCCGCCGCGGACCTGAAAGGACACGTCGCCGCCGGCGAGATCCTCACCGGCTGGAAAGACGGCCGCCTCGCCGCCGCCATGGCCGTTACCGGCGGCGAGGACGAGATGTACCTCGGCGTGCCGTGGCCGCTGGGCGCGCCTCCCGAACAGGTCGCGGCGCTGCACCTTTTCGCCGTCCACCCGGACTTTCGCGGCCGGGGCGCGGCGCGGGAAATGCTGGCATCCCTGTTCGAGCGCGCCCGCGCGCGAGGCCTGCGCGCCGTTCACCTCGACGTGATCGAAGGCAACCTGGCCGCCGAAAAACTCTACCTCGAAGCCGGCTTCGCCTTTGCGGGAACCCGGCGCGTCCACTACGACGACCTCGGCGACACCATCGTGCGCCTCTTCGAATACGCGCTGTAA